gcctacagagtgggagaaaatctttgccaatcatacttcagatagagcactaatctccagaatctataaagaactcaaaaaactctacaccaagaatgcaaataatccaattgacaaatgggctaaggaaatgaatagacacttcacagaagaagatctacaagcaatcaacaaacatatgaaaaaatgttcaacatctctagtaataagagaaatgcaaatcaaaaacaccctaagattccatctcaccccaattagaatggtgattatcaagaatacaagcaacaataggtgttggcgaggatgtggggagaaaggtacactcttacattgctggtggggctgcaagttagtgcagccactctggaaagcagtgtggagactccttagaaaacttggaatggaaccaccatttgacccagctatcccactccttggcctatacccaaaggacttaaaatcagcatattgcagagatacagccacatcaatgttcatagctgctcagttcacaatagccagattgtggatccaacctagatgtccttcaattgatgaatggataaagaaactgtggtatatatatacattggaatattactcagccataaagaatgataaaattatggcatttgcaggcaaatggatgaaactggagaatatcatgctaagtgagataagccaatctcaaaaaaccaaaggacaaatgatatcactaataagtggatgatgacacataatggggggtgtgaggggttagtgttagggttagagttagggtaagggaggggggcaagaatggaggaaggaaggactgtatagagggaaaagaggggtgggaggggtggggggaagtgggaaaaataacagaatgaatcaaacaacattaccctatgtaaatttatgattgcacaaatggtatgcctttacgccatgtacaaacagagaaacaacatgtatcccatttgtttacaataataaaaataaataaataaataaataaataaataaataaataaataaaaaaagaatacccTGGGGTTAGGATCCACATACTTCTGAGCAGCCAGATCACAGGCCTGCatcaaaacacattttctctttgtttttctaggTTTTGGAAAGGGGTTTGGGACCACAGAGTGAGTGACTTTGGACAGACACTGAAGGAGGTCGGGGGCTCTTTCCCTGCTTTGCTGCCATGGGAAGTCTTTTTTGGGAAGCAGTTTCAGCATAGGCAGTGCTAAGAATTCagtaatttgcttatttttcaaccttattttttaaatgtcttctctttaaaattcataatttttagaACATTCTATCATGACTTGAttatattttaatcatctttggttttattttaaaattatgttgactcctttttttacatttttagctttggcttaattttcttcttcacatttctgtttttctcaactaaatgaatatttatagagTGCCTAACATATGGCAGAAAATGCACAAAgcactggagagagagaaaaataaggtaATATTTCTGCCCTTGAGAATCTTTCACTCTGCTGCATGGAGAGAGAGTTTCAATGTCATGAGGTTGGTGTAGTGGGAAAGGTACAGAATGGGACTGCAAAGAGAAGGGCAGAGCAGAGTGATAGCTTTCAGTGAGTTGTTCATCAGAATTACCccaggcaattaaaaaaaaaaaaagcaagtcttGGCCCAAACTCAGAGAGTTTGATTCAAATAGTCTGGATCGAGTGTGTTATTTTGTAAAATCTCTCCTACCACTCTCCACCTTGAACTTATTGTCTTGTTATTTCTAAACCACATAGTTTCTCTGGCATGCTGAACTTACCATACCTCATTTTGCAAGTTGTTAATTCTTGGAATTTGTCCTTCCCATCCTCATCCTGGTCTCCAGCTCTCAAGTCTCTACTCAAATGTCACTTCCCCTGGGAAGTCTGCCCACATTCTCACAGGGAGACTTAGGGTTCTTGCTTCTGTGTTCCTACCTGCTGCATGGATGACGTCTTCAGTAGAGCTATTATCCAGAATGGATTAAAATGCTTCGCTTGTGTGGCTCCAACTCCTTGGGTAGGCAGGGACTAATGTATTTGTGGAAGAATGAGCTGAATGAATAAACTCTATGTCTAGACCTAGTTTTCAGAAGAATTGCAATctagtgatcttttaaaaagatggtttttggtgttattttGGAGATCGTACGCTGTAGGCTACTTTTTTTGATGCAAaagaaattcaagtaaaattttctgttttgcaagATGTGTACTTAAGCCAAAGTTTACAATGAAATCCACATGAATTTGACTAGTCATGTTCATACTTCTAATCTGCCTCATTTTAAGCAATAAATGAGCAAGTCTGAATTGACAGATAcaatcaccatttttttttttttcgtggtgctggggattgaacccaggggcactttattactcagctatatccccaggctttttaaattttgagataggttctcacaaaattgctaaggctagcctcaaatttgtgatcctcttgcttcagcctttggatttgctgggattacaggcatgcatggtTGTTCCCAGCAAGGTGATACTTTAAAACACCcagtttcagttttatttcctctCCAGTGACTTATTACAATTTCTTCTGGTTATTCTTACCAAAACGATTGAGTTCCAGGGACAATTCCCCTGACCACATGGAAAGCTGGCAAATCCAGGTTTCTGAAGAAGTACTTGGTCATTCTCCAATGCTGGTCTTAGCCAcctttttgattattttagttttttatataataatagcATGCAAGTTGAAAACTCAGCTACTCAGGGAACCTAATTACCTGAAGATGCTGTGGTCTGGGAACAGGTAGGTGCAAAGAAGGAAAGTGAAGatatcaacaggaaaaaaatgaacttgatATATTAAATTCACTAACAGAAAAATAGTCCAGTGGTAGAATCTGCATATGTAGATGTCAAATAACCTTTTTGGTTATGGTCAGGTAGGTAATAATATTGAGAAGAAGGAACAGATCATACTAGCAAGTACAAATCGTAGAAAAAGTAAGTAACTGACTTTGACTTTCATTTTGTAGTATAAATGTGACTTAGTTTCAAGGGTGATACTAAAGCTATAGGGAGACCCTGGGGTCAGCAAATGTGAATCTTCAGCATAAACAGGGCATCTGGGAGTTCAAGAAATGCTTTAGTAAAGGatgtatttattttacatctttaacCATTTCAACAGGAATTAAGGGAAATTAATAACCTAGATAAGTTCAAAGTTAGGACtacttgctttgttttatttctgtcttttctgaaAAGTTGAAAAGGGGGAAAGTTCACACAGTTTAGTACTCTGTGGTCTTTATTGGAACTAAAACCAAAGAGCATACACAGAATTTGGAGGACTGACTGGTAAGCTCTCTTTACTGAgacaccccaccccacctgcctttccTGAATGCCTGTTTATAGACCCACATGGTCATTTTCAACTGTGACATAGAAAAGCTGTTATAATGGTATTCATCGGGGAGGAGGTTCATAATTCTGCTATGACCTGTGTCTGTTGGgcatttaggtatttttattctAGAGAAGTCTAATTTTGGTCACCCTGAGGCAAAGTAAATGTAAATAAGGTTCAGGAAAAACAACAAATTCAGGAATCCAGGGACATGGAAATGAGCCTTAAGAGGCAAAGTGAAAGAAAGGGATAACTTAATTGGTTACTTAATTCAAGTAGAACAAAGATTTATTGAGATTTCCtgataacatttttgttttgacagAGAGGCAAGTgaacatatatttaaaacaaagaaccAGAAAGTCCACTGGAAGCAGGGAAGATTTGGACTATCAGAATTTATTAAGTGTAGGCATGGCCAAAAGGAGAGATGTTGAGTTCTCCAGTAGTATGTCTTAAATAATTTGGATATGCCTCTGACATTAACTGGattgaaaattcttttcatatatttattcctaGTAGGGTTCTCATTTTCTCCATATTCTACAAATACgatctttaaaatgaataagaatcTCTTCTGGAAGGCTGACCAAATCatgtaaatttataaaacaagtgATGGTatttagaaagcaaatattaaagaATTGTGATTTGTATTGTCAGTGGCCTCTAattaagaagagagaaggaaagataataataGTCATGGAAAGCAAGGTGTATGTGTGTCTCTTTTGCTAGAGAACAGAAGATTGAAATGCCCTTTTAGAACCAGCTCAGGCGACTGCTCATTTCTTGTTATCTAAAATCTTGCAGACATCAGTATGTtattctcaagatttattacttttatgtttGGGAAACTTCTGAATTTGCAATCAAATTAGAGAATGAATTAATTACACgaccaatttttttttgcttaaaggTATGAATTGCtccaaaaatttgcatttttatgaagtatggtcattttagaTTCTGAGTGTTCCCAGCAATATTTAGCAGAagttcagaaacattttttcctttaagttgcaTTCGAACTGTAAAAGGACATAAGTTCCCtgcattgtgatatttcctaCAGTAAGTGCGCACACAGGGATGTATAGCAGATGTATTCTGTCTCTGATCCTCACCTCTGATCATTACTAATATACTTCTGCAAGGTAGTCATGAGTTAAATAACAAAAGGAGAACTTACATTTGAGGAAATTATTCTCATAACTTATGACTTGTTTTGCTCCATAGTGACTTTATTTATTCCACATGATAGATCTAATTCATATAAATTTGACTGAACAGTTAAGCAGGCTTTATTGGTATTTTTCCTTCTATGAAGTTTCTGTTAAAATGACTCTCAGTGGAAATGCTCTTTTACAAAATTCATTTAATGCTCAAATATTGATAATGGGCTGGTTTATCTAATGGAATGAGAATAATTGAGATTTATAATCAAACTCAGTAAAATGGGGTTTTCTTTTCAAACAGCAAAAAGcttacatttctaatttttaaaatatatttttacagtgAAATGATGCCAACTACTTTTACATTAATAATTTGTCAAGTATAATGGTTTATGTCACAAAATTGAtggcaatattaaaataaattatattaaattcaaCTTGATATGAGGTGGTTCTACTAACTGTGCTTTTTCTGGTCAGAAGTAGAACcttgttttcttattaatctAGTATTTTGTTGTTTACTTGCCTTTCTGAATTTTCTGGGGTTGGTAGTTTCATCATACTTTGTAGAAAATTCTttgttagctttttaaaaattctgaagataTGGGGTCTAAGTGACCCAAAGGAGAGATGACTATGACTTTCTTTGCTTCAGAAACTATCTTACTTAGGAAAATAAGTGTAAAGAGTTCAGTGTAATTGGTCTGAAAACCAAAATACTTCTTCAAGAAGGAAATGTGATCCACTTAAATTCTCATTCAGAATATGGTATGGCAAGTACAGAATACTTTGTCTTTTCTACTTCCAAATTTCTACTTGGTTTTAACAACACTTTCAGCCTATATCATTACTTGTGCTACTGAATTTAATAGCTTTCTACTGGCTGAGTAGGTGATTACTTTTTATTTGCCTCAGGCTCCCCACTTttttggggaggggaggaggtgctagggatggaaactggggccttgtgcatgctcagGGCTCAACCACTGACCACAACCCCAGACTCCTTGAAGTTTCAAACGTTTCCTTATTCTAGAGTCCTCATTAGATTTGGTAATTGTGCATTTATCAGTACTGTTCATAGTTTCTTGtagctttgggtttttttttatttttcatgtgaaaattCTCCTATGGAATGCAGTGTTTCATAGTCTCCAAAAGGCCACTTCACTATGTATCATTTCAATATAACCCAAATCTGCCTTTCACTGCCTCTAGCTCTGCCACTATGACCTGAGCAACATCATCTCTTGTATCATTGCATGgtcaagataaaaataatgtgtttataACCTATCTTCCTGTTGCTATCTTTGAGACTTTGAAGTGTATTCATGATGTAGCAGTCAGATTAATCCCTTAATGCTTTTTGGTTCTCTGTTCAAAATCCAGTTGTTGGTTATCTCTTTCAGAGTAATAACTAATGTCCTTATGATGGCCTATAACAGTCTCCATGATCTGTGTTCCCCTGACTTCTCAACCCTATCCATACTTGTTCCTTGCACACTCTGGTCCAGCATCTTTAATCTCCTTATAGTTCTTTGAACATGGCATGTGAACTCCCATCTCAGGGATTTAGCTCTTGCTGTTGTCTCTGCCTGAAATGCTCCTCCTCCAAACGCCTTCATGCcttattcattttaatacattaataataaatagGAACTATTTTACCACAATCATTTTTAGActcaatttatctttttcttttttccttttttttgaacatgtacatagggtaatgacgtctgtctcttTCTACCATCCTTCTCCATCCCCACGACCCCATCCcacccttcactcctctctgcataatccaaagtgccttcattcttccctatccaccccctactatggatcagcattcacttatcagagaaaacatttggcctttgtttttttgggataggcttatttcacttagcatgatattctctagttccatccatttacctgcaaataccaaaatttcattcttctttaaggctgagtaacattccactatgtatatgtaccatattttctttatcaattcatctgttgaaggttccatagtttagctactgtgaattgaactgctaaaaacattgatgtggctgcttcattatagtatgttgattttaagtcctttgggtatataccaaggagagAGATAaataggtcaaatggtggttccattccatgttttctgaggaatctcagactgctttccatagtggttgcacaaatctgcagtcctaccagcaatgtatgagtgtatcttttctccctgcatccttgctaacacttcttattatttgtattcttgataattgccattctgactgaagtgagatggaattttagagtatttttgatttgtatttctctacttgcaagagatgatgaacattattaatatgtttgttgatttattgtatttcttcttctgagaaatgtctgttcaattccttagtccatttattgacatatttgttttttaggtgttaagtttttgagttctttatatatcccggagattagtgctctatctgaggtgtgtgtggtaaagattttttcccaataTGTAGGGTCTctgttcatgttattgattgatttctttgctgagaagaagttttttagtttgaatccatcccattgattgattcttAATTTGACCTCTTGCACTTTACGTtgcttgttgaggaagtcaggtcctaagccaacatgatgaagatttgggcctactttttattttagtaggtgcagggtctctgttctaattcctgtctttgatccactttgagttgatttttgtgcagggtgagagaggtttaatttcattttgttacatatgaatttcctattttccagaaccatttgttgaataggctatcttttatccaatgtatatttttggcaccttggtctactatgagataacagCATTTATATacgtttgtctctatgtcttctattttgtgccattggtctacctgcctattttggtaccaataccatgccgttttttgttactattgttctgtagtccAATATATCTTTTCAATCCCTTAGTATTTGCAAGACACTGTATAGGGAAACcagcaaaataaaaacttgaaagaatGATGATTTATAGTTTTGTTTAGTTTACAATCATATCAGAAGAAAAAACACATGACCAACAAGTACAGTAAGTAAATGTAGACGTATAAGAGGGTCATAAGGAAGGGGTGACAGATGAGTTGCCATTTGATTTGAGTATTAAAGAATGAATAATGCCTTAGAAGTGCAAATTAGAGAATGCAATTTCTGGTTTGAGCAAAAAAACTCAGTCATAGAATCCTACACCTCTCCACCATGTGTTAGTCCTCTTTGTGTTTCTGGAATACGCGATTGGCTACTCCTCCTCCAGGGGAGGATGGTTAGCATTGATCACACTGTCATAGCGAGTTAATGTCAGTGCATTTTGAGGTTTTATCAGGTGCCACTCCTGTGCCAGTCCACTGGACCGCTCGCATTCCAGGTGTTAGCGAGCCCCAAGGAAGCTCATTGACTGACATACCTAACAATAGCATTTAGTGCTCAGCAGAATCTTACATTTTTGTGAAATGCTCAGGTAATATTGGCACCCATAATTTATATACTTTTCCACAGAGGAAAATAATGTaatactaataattttaattttctcattctttcctttagGAAACATGAAAGTGAAACTACGCAATGAGCCAGTGAATGGACCAAACCACTCTGTAGTGTCTGAATTTGTGTTCCTGGGACTCTCCAATTCCTGGGAgactcagatttttcttttttgcttttcttgcctCTTTTATGTGTCCAGTTTGGCAGGAAACCTCCTCATAGttgtcactgtgacctctgaccaTCACTTGCACTCCCCCATGTATTTTTTGCTGGCCAACCTCTCTGTCATTGATCTGATATTTGGCTCCATTGCAGCACCCAAGATGATCTATGACCtcttcaggaagcagaaagtCATCTACTTTGGGGGCTGTGTAGCTCAGATCTTCTTTAGCCATGCTGTTGAGGGCACTGAGATGGTGCTGCTCATAGCCATGGCCTTTGACAGGTATGTGGCCATATGCAAGCCTCTGCACTACCTGACCATCATGAGCCCAAGGAGGTGCATTTTGATTTTAGTGGGCGCCTGGACCCTTGGTCTCCTTCACTCATCAGCCCAGTTGGCTTTTGTTGTTAACTTGCCCTTCTGCAGGCCCAACGTATTCGACAGCTTTTACTGTGACCTACCTTGGCTCATCAGACTGGCCTGCACAGATACTTACAAACTGGAGTCCATGGTCGCTGCTGACAGTGGGCTCATCTCCCTGGCTGCGTTCTTCCTGCTCATCCTCTCTTATGTCTTCCTCCTGGCTACCCTCCAGAAGCACTCCTCAGGAGGCTCTGCCAAGGCTCTTTCCACTCTCTCAGCTCATGTTACTGTGGTGGTTTTATTCTTCggtccattgatttttttctatgtgtgGCCTTCTCCTTCAACACATCTGGACAAATTTCTAGCTGTATTTGATGCAGTTTTGACTCCATTTCTAAATCCCGTCATCTACACATTCAGGAACAGGGAGATGAAGGTAGCAATGAGGAGGGTGTTCAGTCTGCTCCTGGGTGTTCGAAAAATCACCTGAGTGACTTGGTTGAAACAAAATCAAAGTGACCGTTGAAAGTTTATAATTGCCAATCCTCTTGAGGATGAGACTTTCTGCTAGGCATTATTGAGTGTTCACAAGCATTCATCAACTGTCTGGTGCGTCTGTTCTGTTCCCATGGAAGAAAGGGTGCCATTTTTCTTGAAGAGAAAGATGAACTTTTATGTACCACATAGAAATCAAAGGTTATACTAtatcaaatattatatttaattcctAAAGAACAGTGCCAATAATAGCTTTCTCCTATCTTAATGGTGTAAATAAGTTTGTTTTGCGGGACATCTGAACTACTGCTTTTCAGGTGTCCTGCCCTACTGTTGGTGTAGTTGTTCACACCAGGCTTTCCTATCTGTGTGTCCTACATCTCCTCTTCACCTGTTCTGCTCTATTATCTTAGTCATGAGCAAACAGTAGCAATCATCTTTAGGATTTGTGATGTCTTACATATTCTAACACAGAAGTCTTTCTTCCACACTTTGTTCTATACATTGAAGAGTGTTTCCTATTTTGTGTTTACTCAAATAGATCAGGTGTTGGCAAATGTTCTGCAAAGTATTAGATTGTTAGTAGTCACTCACTTTTGTTGTTGTAATTAGGAAATAGCCATACACAACTCA
This genomic window from Sciurus carolinensis unplaced genomic scaffold, mSciCar1.2, whole genome shotgun sequence contains:
- the LOC124975650 gene encoding olfactory receptor 4F15-like, whose amino-acid sequence is MKVKLRNEPVNGPNHSVVSEFVFLGLSNSWETQIFLFCFSCLFYVSSLAGNLLIVVTVTSDHHLHSPMYFLLANLSVIDLIFGSIAAPKMIYDLFRKQKVIYFGGCVAQIFFSHAVEGTEMVLLIAMAFDRYVAICKPLHYLTIMSPRRCILILVGAWTLGLLHSSAQLAFVVNLPFCRPNVFDSFYCDLPWLIRLACTDTYKLESMVAADSGLISLAAFFLLILSYVFLLATLQKHSSGGSAKALSTLSAHVTVVVLFFGPLIFFYVWPSPSTHLDKFLAVFDAVLTPFLNPVIYTFRNREMKVAMRRVFSLLLGVRKIT